The nucleotide sequence tacctctgctatttcctctgtttccatacaatttcccactgtcacacttgataggtcctattcttccaagtcttatcctcttgctcttcacatacttgtagaatgccttgggggttttccttaatcatgCCTGTCAagactttctcatggccccttgtggctctcctaatttcctttttaagctcctccCTGTTagccttctagatctctaacattacctagctctctaaaccttttgtaagcttttctcttgactagatttattacagcctttgtacactgccataacttccctgtctaattggaacgtacctaagcagaactccacacaaatatcccctgaactcttgccacatttcttctgtacttttctgagaacacctgtttccaattcataattcccctttctccaattaaatgcttttcaaacttgtctgttcctatatctctccaacactattgtaaaggagatagaattatgatcactatctccaaaatgctctcccactgagagatctgacaccagaccaggttaatttcccaataccaaatcaagtacagcctcccctcttgtaggcttatctacaaattttcaagaaaccttcctgaacacacccaacaaattctaccccatctacaccccttgCACtaggggagatgccaatcaatatttgggaaattaaaatctcccatctcaACTCTTattgttacacctttccaggatctgttttccTATCttctcctcgatatccctgttactactgaaCAACCTATTAACACCCAGTAGaggtattgaccccttcctgttcctaacctccacccacagagactctatagacaacccctccatggcgTCCCCATTTTCTGCAGCCTTGAcacaatctctgatcaacagtgccatgcccccacctcttttgcctccctccctgtcctttctgaaaaatctaaaaccggcacttgaagtaaccattcccgtCCGAGCCATTgaagtctctataatggccagcACATCATAGGTTGGctaggatgattctggaaatgaaggggttaatatcagaggagcatttggcagctttgggcctgtacacactggaatttggaatgtgtggatctcattgaaacctaccaaattttgaaaggatagtgtggatgtggagagggtgtttcctatggtagggtgtccagaactagagggcactgcctcaaaattgaggggcaaccctttaaaACAGGGGtatggaggattttttttagccagagtagtaaatctgtggaatgctctgccacagattgtggtggaggtAAAGTCCAtgtatatatttaaggtggaaattgatagTTTTCTGATAGGTTAGGGCATCAGAGGATGTGGTGAGAAGgcgggtgtatggggttgagtggtatctgccatgatgaaatagtgtactggacttgatgggctgaatggcctaattctgctccagtcttGTGGTACCACTTTCCTGGTAGTGGTAATGAGAAAATGGTTTGTCCAGGGTGGTAAAGAGGTGTATGGCATGTTTGGCTTTGTCCATTGGTGTTGAATTGGTTTACTtgagccacatttggagtatggtGGGCAGCTCTGGTCACACATTGTAAGGGTGTGGAGGCCTTGGAAAAGCTGAGCAAAAGGTACaactggatgttgcctggattaaagtATTGGCTATAAAGAAGcaaatttggattgttttctctattATTGGAGGCAGTGGGTAGACATAACAGatgttcaaagtacttttattattgCATGTATACTCTACtgtaaacaaccttgagatttgtcgtCATGTAGGCAACCACAAAACGAGCAATAGAACCAATAGAActttttttggaaaaaaaaagccagtacaaagactgtcaaagacccaatgtgcaggaaaaaTCAGCAAATAATTAAAGTAAATAAGTTATACTCAGAGCATGAACCTCCTAGCTCCTGAAAGTGAGTCTAAAGCCATGAAGCCAGTTCACTGTTGCAAATCTAATGGCTGTAGGCCACAGCTACAGAAGCAAGTAAATCAcatggagcagcaagctgaataCTGGCCCATCCCTCGTCCCTGGATCTAATACCCTGATCTTTTCGATCTGGACAGGCACTCTGATTTATTCTAATGCAAAGTAGCCTTCGTAAGTTGCTTGTGCTGTTGTGAGCATTTATACCTGTGTTGATGTGTCTGCGTCACTCTGCAATTCActgccaaaatgctagttggcacTGAGGTTTCTAATGGCGACTGAGCACATGTTGGAGCTAACAAATGTTGAACAagggttacttttattgaaattactgcaacgcaGAAAAGAGAAGACGTCAGAGGAGATGGTATGCAAGACCATTGAATGGATTGAGGCAGGAGGAGgatgaattttctgtgcttgtccggccactgagagacatgaatgaggaaatgcatttcaaatattttcggatgtcggcaggtagatttaaagatttggttcatcgtctccaactgtttattttgcatcagtgtacaCACAGTATATGCCTATAGACAAGAgaaatgcaatgctaccaagcggaccatcacagttgttgcagtctgcgtcACCACAATacgtaacttttctggagaggtgcaggTCACCCCTACTGTGCAGGGTACGCGACACCTATGGCGTAGAtgtgacgcacaagtataaattggCCTTTAAATTGGCCAAACTTCAGCTCAATCCTCCATCTTGGGCTGGGCCTGGGCCCTGCTGCCTCAATCAAACCCCAAAtctgctccagcaatggccactGTGACCATTTCCCAGGACTTTGGCTCACCAAATGCCCCAGGATGCAGCATAAGCACCAGGTTGTACAGTTGGTTCAAAAGCACAGCTAGTGAAGGGAAATTACAACCTGATAAAAATATTAAGTACAGGCAATCTGTTATTCATGAAGGATAATATTTGGTCAGTCATGATCTTGCTGGCTTAAAGTATTGATCAGCCTAGTCTGGTTTGATCTTGAAGTGCTGCTTGAGATTTAATTGACTGCTGGATTTGTCCCTGTATCCTTTTCCCAGAAGATTACATTATTTGCTTTTCTCCAGTGCTTGACACTGTTTCTTATAGAAAGGCTGGCAGGTGTCTTTGCAATTTCCTGCTCCACCTTCTGCCTTCCTCGGTGAATCTGGAATGGATCACTTTGTACTTGATCTTGGCTGTTTGCCCCATTTCCCTGTCCTTCAggaactccctgtattctgctttcagagcctccaccctttttcttcccatgtcgttggtaccaatatgtgcaATGACCTCTGGCCCTCctatttcaggatattgtggttgCACTCTGAAACATcatgaaccctggcacctgggaggcaagctaccatccTTGTTTCTTTCACCTATGTCCAAACTTGTATAATCAACCTGATAATCATTGTTTCTAATTCATCGTTTTTGGGGATGCCAAGTATTGCATAAATGTACTTGGCAAGATGTTATTTGGTATCTGGAAGTGGCTGACATGAACAACGTGCATCCCTAATTGCCTTGGGTATGGTGATGAGTCAGTGCCTTGAGCTGGTGAGGGGGGTAGAGCTGtgaagatgggaatccctgggTTTGTCCCTGTTGGGGCATCAGGAGAAGGCACTCACCACTAAATACCCAGTCTCAGAGCTGTTGGTGTAGCCATAGTATTTGAGTGCACTGGTGGTGATTGCTGTTTCCCAGAATGTTAATGGTGGGGGGgcaggggctggtagtgctggTAATATCACTAGATGTCAAGGGGAGGTTAAATGTGCATTGGAGACCATACCTGACAGTTGTGCCAATAACGTTAGCTGCTTCATCAGTCAACTGAATATGGTCTAGGTTTTCCTGCCTTATAGGTGAGCCCTGCTTCATTTGGTGAGGAATTGTATTCAGAATTAAACCTTATGACATTATCATTGAACTTCCCCTATTTTCCTGACCTTGCCATGGAAGGAAGGTCACTGATGAAGCAGTTGTAGCTGGCTGGTCCCAGGGCCCTGTCCTGCAGGATGTCTTGGTACTAAGGTGACTGACCTGTCAACCACAATTTGGTTGCATTTTATGGTGATGACTTTTGATCAGGGCTGGCAAGGGACATTGTGATGCCTTGAAATAGTTTATCACCATAGATACTATCTAACCTGTGGGCTTCAGCATTTATAATTTTTGCATTGGTTGCTCTACCATCCCCAGTGGGAATGTACCTGGACTGAACAATCTCCCTTCTGAAGAATAGCTTCAGTAGTTTAGATTGCCAACCTATTTCCAGTTTACCTGAACCAAATCCTCCTGCCCCAGTGGAGTATGTATCCTGTTGTACCCCATTTCCTCCTTGCTGTTGGACTACTTTGCACAGACACGGCCATCCTGAGCTAGATATGGTATTAACTGATTTTGGATTTAATGGTTTACATAACTGACATGTATACATGAAAGGAAACCTCAAATGTAGATAGTTGTTTTCCTACTGTGTCTCTGATAATGAGATGTTAATTGACCAATATGTTCAAAATTCTTCACCTCAGCTGTGAATATTACAGGGTTTAACCAATGCTGACAGTTCCTATTTGCCCTGTAAGGGACATGCCTTTTATTGAGCCCTGCTGTTTAAACCAGGGGCCCAGTCTGCCTCAATCCACTACTGAGGTAAAAGCCAACATTTGAGTAATGATTTATTTCCACACAAATGACCATGGCTCTGTAAAACAAGCTTCATTGAACTACAGGCACCCAGCAGAGTGCAAGTCCAGTTTAATGGCTGTAGAAGATTCAACCAGTGATCCTTGTAGATTCCAGCACAGATCTGATGTACCTGCCAGAACTTGATTGTGAGTAGCATCTCCCCTAGCTCTCAAAGTCAATGGTATTTAATACAACAATCCCACATACAGATCTCAACCTACTTAATAAATAAAATCCCATCATACCAAACTGAGCAAAGTTCCCTGTTAGCAAATGATGGTCTGGAAGAGTGTTTTTCTCTGTCCTATGCTCATTGTTGTCCCTGAGCATTCCATAATCCTCTTACCTGGTCACTTCCTCTGCTTATCTTGTTTTGCATTTCCTCCATAATTAAATCTGGGCCCAGCTTCACTGCACATCACAACTGCCATCAAACTCCCTCACCTTGCATACTAATACAGTTCAGTACCCCTCAGACGTTCAAGTAACTTTATTATTAAATTACATGTACTATGAGATTCATTCACTTGTGCGCATTTAAAGTAAGCAatgaaacaatagaatcaattgaaAAACACAACAAGATGGgcgaacaaccaatgtgaaaaagaccaACTGAACTGCAAAAAGAGCCCAGCGTCTTGACAGGCACTCCCTTAACTAGTTACCACTACCCTTGTCACCACTGTGGGAACAGCAGGAACAGTGGACATGCCCACCAGTGGACTGGGGTAGATTTAATATTTATGGCAACAGTTGCCCCTCCTGCCCCCAATGGGCTTAGGCCCTCGGGTTGTGGGATGGGACCACTCGTGAGGTGCAGGTTGCACAGTCCAGTGTGGGGGGGGAAGAGATGACCTGCCATCCCTCAGGGGAGTGGCTCCTCTGAACCAGAGCAGTGGTGTTTGGTGTGGGAATAACTGTCTTTCTTCCAGGGGCCAACTCTGGTTACTTCGTGGGCGGTTGTCGGTTTAACAGCAGCGCCACTGGAGAATGGATCTACATCTACCAGGATTACTACAACAAGGAGCTGATTGACTACTATGACTTTGACCTGAAGAAGTTTGTGGCAGTAAAGACGTGGATGCAGGGAAATGTAAACAGGTGGAACAAAGAGATTGCGGAAGCAACGTATGAGGACGGGATCCGTGTGTGTAAGCAAAACATCCCCATCGATGAAAAATGGGTGCTGCCCCGGCGTGGTAAGTGGAATTGTGATGCGAGGAAGGAATTGTTGGCTCCCTGAAGTTGTCCCAATACTGGGGAGGTCCCAAGTATCTAGGTCATCCTGGGTGGGAGATGCATACACTGCAGCCCCAATAGCAGCTATTAACACTAAACTATGATCCCTCATCTCTTCAGCCCTGcaccactcccctcccccccccccccccccccccccccccaggatttGTCTACCAGGCTCAGGGATCTAACCCcactttaataaaaaaaagtgggTGGCTTGGCATTCCAGATTTTGAGGCTTGAATCATGAACTAACTGCAGAGACGGGGCCCCGAGGGTCAGTTCCAGAGCACAAACAAGCCTTTGGCCCAGTTTCCATGCTGACCAAGTCCACATTTCTAGTAACACCAACTGAGATGCCTGATAAACTGACATGGCAAACTTGGAAGGCAGGATATACCTGTAACAGGGGTAGTGCAACAGGTATTCACTGGGTTATTTCCAGGAATGGTGGCATTCTCAGCCCAGAAGGGCTGCTAGTTGTTCTGTATTCCTTGAATGTATTGCTATGTAAATTTAAAAGGCAAGGAGTATGAAGTTGGTGCAGAAGTAGAAAATAAGCCATTGTCTAATTGAATGATAGTTGGCACAGGGGCTGAAAAGTCTTCTGTTTCATTCTTGCTTTGTACCTGCACAAATGTATTGTCCTTGTCTTtgttctccccaccccccaccacatgGCCATTTCTTGCCTGTGAAGTCAACTGGTTGGCAGCTTCCCAATTCATTCCTTTATTCATGATATAGTGGTAACAGCTGCCTTTCTTTACAATCGAGTGAGATAAAAATGCATTGTTTCCTTTTCAGTTAAAACATGGAACAGACCTTTTGACCTCCAATAACTGTAGCAAACCAAATGCCaagttaaactaaatctcttctggctGCACacgtaccgtaaattccggactataagccgctacttttttcccacgctttgaacactgcagcaacactgcgtcctatactacggtgcggctaatgcatgttttttttcatgccgccaaaaacattttgcctcgcaacagtagactgttatgaatcccgtaactggagaacttaccagcaaagatagaggtccgttgaagtctgatgtcaccattttcaaacgttttatttataaagggacacaaaagtagggttaatacagacattcagatagtgcacttcatcaacactcaatctaaagcgcgggtatagtaatactcatcattaaatgagctctgctgttgtctaggggttaatggattgtccgttggaaatataaaagtcactcagaaagtctgccgGCCTTAGCCTGTTGGAAATcgttgggtttcacgtggggcgaccgagagagagagattgggggagaagaggaagaacttgccgagtcttgatgaatcttccgtgaaatcgggggagcgttggtttcctctccccgatgttagttaaaagcggtttcctgtgattccagccacagattccaatcccggaatctaacgcatgtggcttccttcagaatggcttcccgctgctgagggacactctcgtgtcttcttgctGCGTccgaggggctgtccccctgagaccctcctttatacttcctcacggggtcgcaggtgtcaatcaggttgggatgatgcaatctctctctcaaccagcccaccttgcccgagggcttttcccgtggtctccatgagacaatagctgctggcatcttattctgtatccctggtgggacgtgcaatttgtattatgatcccagccccctcctttgtgagaatggcaagagcacccgtcgaaaggtggggggggggggggtcagtagacccagtcagagagagagagaaacgtgtcaaattgcaggtcccaccagggatacagaataacagcgactattgtctctgaatgtttgtattaaccctacttttgtgtccctttatcaataaatacgtTTGAAAATAGTCCTGTCCCCCTGTCCCCCTGTCCCCCTGTCCCCCTGTCCCCCTGTCCCCCTGTCCCCCTGTCCCCCTGTCCCCCTGTCCCCCTGTCCCCCTGTCCCCCTGTCCCCCTGTCCCCCTGTCCCCCTGTCCCCCTGTCCCCCTGTCCCCCTGTCCCCCTGTCCCCCTGTCCCCCTGTCCCCCTGTCCCCCTGTCCCCCTGTCCCCCTGTCCccctgtccccctctccccctgtccccctctccccctgtccccctctccccctgtccccctctccccctgtccccctctccccctctccccctctccccctctccccctctcaagggggctgggatcatagcaagaccaataaaattgatgagtagttcagagctccaatgaaattgtaccataaatcaagcgcactttcacaattaaattattgtaaattagTCATTTGTACTcatcctcatcaacatggaaaacactcgaagaaaagcatatggtgcagcttttaagttaaaggcaatcaataacttttcctggtaggctgcagtatatatatttttttaccagtcgttaggagatattggaatgttgttcgtgcactgttcagtaaagtataccaacgtaatttgtgtgttaccgatacgtaggtatatttaaaagtagctgtgttacatgCACTGTTCGGgggaaaaaagcatttgcaatatgtatttgtttatgttaccatacggatttaattaaaagttaaaaaatcctcacgtgtaatatctttctgtgtaaatatctcatattacaacgtgggactcctgcggcttaaaatccggtgcggcttgtacaagtacaaaattgattttctttctaaaattagagcgtgcggcttttaatcaggtgcgctctgtagtccggaatctacggtactaTCTTTCATTCCTTGTATATTCACATTGAGCTAACAGCTGCATCCGCTTCTAACATTCCCTGATAGTAATTTCCAGGCAACTGTCCCCTCTGTTTATAATTCTAGAAACTGCCCTGTACATCTTATTCTCTCAGTTTTGTGATCTTCTTTTAGACCTCCCCTTGATTTCTCTGGGTGGATGAGAGGGGAAGAAATCAGTTTGTGTATCTCCTTGCCCTCACTAATCTAAGTGGCATCCTATTGggtgtcttcaccctctccaatgcccccacaattttcctgtaatggggtgtcAGTACTCCCAATTGCAGTCTAACTCAAATTTTATACAGCTGCGCCATGACTTTCTTACTATGTTACCCAGTGCACCATTCAATCAAAGCATCCACATGCATTATTTACTATCTACTTTCAGGAAGCAATGGACTTGAGCCTCAACATCCCTCAGTCAATGCTATTAAGGGACCTACCATTTACAGTATGCTTCCCCTTAAGCATCCCAAAGTACAGGTTCTCACCTGCTCAGGTTAAACTCCTCTGCTATTTCTGTCCATATCTGTAACTGCTCTGTATCCTTTCATAGACCTTGCACTGTCTCTAACTCCACTAAACATtggatcatctgcaaactcactaacccaccATTAACATTTTATTAGTTATTAATATTTGGTTGTAGGACTGTTTTGCAGGGACTGATCATATGTAATCTTCTAGTTAATGTCCTACCCTTTGATTCTTGTATATGTTGGGATTAAATTTCACCTGTTCGTAGAATTTAGGAATTTGCTATTTCATAAAAGAAAATTGCCTTTAGGAATTGCTGCCAGTATCCCCATTCTAAAACTTTCCACCTCACTGAAGAATGGATGGGGAATCCTCTGAACCTTCAGTAGCAGTTGATGCTGGACTTCTTGACAGTCGGTTTTTGCCACTGTGACTGCCACAACATTGGGCTACTGTTGGACAATTTTTAGGAACAGTGGGGGTTCATGGGCTTGGTGCAGGAGTCTTGTAAATCAGGAAAACATTGGGTTGTTTGCTGCTTCTGACAGTGGATAAATACTGCAGTTGTGGCAAAGACTGAGACAGAATGTGCTGTCCCTAAAATCGTTAGTCATTTGGGATCTCCACCTTGTCTGGATTAATCTTCACTAGAatatcagttttttttaaatcagtatTCAGCAGCTGGGTCACTGCAGTGAAAGTTTTTGGTAAATGGAGGCCAATCAGGTGGTCTGAGGTTGCCCTGTTCTACATGTTTAACTCTTTCTCCTCTAGTTCAACCAGAGATCACCATCCGACCTAAAGTCTCACCCTCCCACTCAGGGCAGTTGGCCCTGCTCACATGTCATGTCACTGGGTTTTACCCTCCAAAGATTAAAGTCACGTGGATGAAGAATGGAGCTCCAGTTCCCAATGGAGCCATCAATACGGTCCTGTTGTCAGATGGTGATTGGACATACCAGgtggaggaactcctgcagtaTGACCCAGTGTCTGGGGATAAATACACCTGTCACGTGGAGCACAGCAGCCTGACGGAGCCCATGACCATGGACTGGGGTAAGTGCAGAATAGCTGGAGCCAGTGCTCTGCAGCCTTTGTCTTTGCTTGTCTACTAGTTTCTACACTTTTCTAAATAGATAAGGCACAAAGACAAAGTACAGCTTTTCCAGAGGAACTTTCCAAATCTTTTTGGACAATGTCATTCACTAGGCCTGCTATGAATTCaaccacctctttgcccattatAGAGATAAGGCTGCAACCATGGAAACAGAATATTTACTTTCTCTTGTGCTGATTTATTCCAGCTTGTCTCCCCTCATCTTTTCCAATAGTTCTGTCAGACTTTGCACTCTAtcaacaaatgtaaaaaaaaatatttttatggCAGAGTAGCCTCTTCAAGCCACACTGCTCTAGCAACCCctaacaaacctgattaaccctaacctaactatggctcaatttataatgaccagttgactacctggtacatctttttTGGGCTGTGGTAGAAAGCTGGAAAACTTGGTGATAACCCACCTATTCCAAGCAGAGGGTGTACAGACTTCTTGCAGATGGCActgaaattgaacactgaactctagaATGCTACACTATTACAGATTAATGCAGGATAAGAAAGTTAATTTTGTTCCAATCTTTCTAATACCATTTTAAAAGCAGTTTTGATCTTGGATCAAAAGTGATCAATAAGTGTAGGATcctctggactcacaccaccaggttcaggaacattattttcccctcaaccatcaggctcctgaaccagagaggataatttCTCTGGcccaatcactgaactgttcccacaacctatgaattcttcatctcatgttcttatttattgcatatattttctttttgttcgcatgatttgttttttgtaAATTGGTCTTTTTGTCTTTGAGCaatgtttcattgattctgctgtatctttgtatttactgtgaatgcctgcaaaaaattttGTTAATATGACATCAATGTACTTTGATTTTACTTTAGCTTATCTGTATTCCTATTCTGGACACAATGGACTTTTATTACACAATGGTTATTTAACCAATTGTGAACCTGGTTATTGTATTTGGAGAACTGGTCTTTGCAGCATCACCCATAGATGGAAGCAGCAAACCCATACAACAAAGCTGTCCTACAGAGCTGTGGTATGAATGCTCCCACTGACACAAGTGTCATCAGTCACTCCTAGTCAGTGGTTCTGAAGCACTAGAGCTGTCATAGCTAAAGGAAAGAACAGTTGAAACAAATAGTTAAGCGTGCTTGCAAAATGTTGTAAAATACTAAGGTAGGCTTTGAAAAGGCTGGATAACTGAACAGGTACTGTAAATTTAAAATTTAAGGTGATGCCCATTTGTGATAACAGCAAGAGGGACATCAGTGCCTTCACCTGCACAGATTTTGACAAGTGTCATGTAGAATGGTCCAATTGAATGCCCCTGGGATACAGGAAGAGGTAAATTGGATTGAGATTGTGACAGGAAGTGAGTGATAATGGTGTCTGTCAAGTGTTTACCAGTAGGGATTCATTGTCAGTATTGTCCCTTGCTTTCTGTgccatgtcaatgatttggtccTAACTGAGCAAGAGGTTTACATCTTCAAAGTGAAGAGGGAGCTTTaaattgcaaataaaaaaatattgCAGATCCCAGAAATATAAAACCTTTAAGAAAACTGAAGTTGTATTAGGAAAACTTAACATAAGTACTGACTAAACAAATTGGTATTAATGGCCTGGACAGAATGGATTATTTAAAATGTATCCAGGAAACTTTCAGACAATACAGAGGGCCATATTCAGGAAGATGCAATACTCAACCTTGGATATAGTAGTGAAGTGGCAGTCAGGGAGCACCTTGGCTCTAGTGATACTAATTCTGTCAGTGATGGGCAAAGATGGGATAAATTCACAGATTGGGGCCCTAAACTGAAGCATGGCTAATTGTGGGGGAATTACCTAATCTAGAGGACAATTAGGAGAGCCTGTTTGAAGGGAAAGGAATGAATGGTGAATGGGAGACTTAAGAGCAATATATCAAGTGTACAGGTGCACCATCTGTTTGGGTGAAGGGGAACCCTAGCTGAGATTGAGGCTGTGGTCAAGAAATTGAAATTGTATGTTGGATTTGGGAGGTAAGAGGTGAGTATCCTTTGAATCAGGATACTCGAGGGAAATCTGGTAGTTGTGACATTGATCTGGCAGGTGAGATGAAGAAAAAGGGTTCCTTGGTAATTTTAAGGGTGGCTAGGGAGTAAGTCCCTTTAGAGATCAGCCAGCCAGCATATGTCCTGAACTACAgaaaatgatttttaataaattacTGAAGAGCCACTCCAGAGGTAATGAGAAGTGGAGCTGCTTTGGACAACATTCACATTGGCAGGAGGTATTTAAAGCCTTGCAGTGCATTATGGTGAATAATTCCTAGCAACTGAAGTCTATCTTTGGACTTTGAGAAGATGGAGATTAGATTGTAGAAGCCCTTGACTTTTAGCCACAAGTTCCTGAATGCTAGAAGGTGACTTAGGTTTTCAAGAAAGGTGGCAGGAACAAGCTAGGAACAAGGAACTCAGCCCAGTCACTCTGACCTCGGTGAGGAAGTTGCTGGAGGGAATTGAGTGACAGGACTTACCAGTATTTGAATAGATAGTCTGATTAGGAGTATGCATAGCTTTTTTATGGAAAGTCATGGTTGATAAATTTGTTTTTGAAGAGATAAACAAATTAAAGGTAGTATCATGGATTTGCCCATTTGGTCTTTAAGAACTTCAAGGTTCTGCATGCAGACTGTTCTGGAAGGTTTGGTCTCATAAAATCAAGAGCTAATTACGTAGGTTCAAAATTTGCTTGGAGTTGGAAAGATGGTGGTTGTAAATTTTCTGGAATTGAGACAGATTAGTGGTCATGATGTGGGTGTTGGAAGCTTGTGCATTTCTTTGTTTAGTTGTAGTTGAAGGCGGTTTTATTAATCACCAACATGTTACAGTATGCAAAGAGCCAATGTAAAAAAGACAGTAATTCTCACCATTCTAACAAAAGGCAGATTCAAATATTGTTTGAAACTCTTGACTTCCAACAAGTGCTTCTAACTACTAAATGAAATATACAAATGATTATATAGTGGCTGACCTAACATCAAAGTCAAATTGCTTAACTACATTATAATAGGTCATCAGCAATAGCTGTGAACTTACAAGTTGTGAGATTTAGTATCAGGAAAAACATAAGTTAGGTTCGAGGATACCTTCATTTTCAGTGAGTCTATCTCTGCTGTTGGCCACAGCCTCATCAATGGCTCTCCCAATAATTGGTCATTACTATCTCCTTTGAGATCTGGTCATGCAAATGTA is from Hypanus sabinus isolate sHypSab1 chromosome 5, sHypSab1.hap1, whole genome shotgun sequence and encodes:
- the LOC132394450 gene encoding H-2 class II histocompatibility antigen, E-S beta chain-like, which produces MMKDGSVGLRVPGLKGTGLLCIAFFLSQRNVGVGANSGYFVGGCRFNSSATGEWIYIYQDYYNKELIDYYDFDLKKFVAVKTWMQGNVNRWNKEIAEATYEDGIRVCKQNIPIDEKWVLPRRVQPEITIRPKVSPSHSGQLALLTCHVTGFYPPKIKVTWMKNGAPVPNGAINTVLLSDGDWTYQVEELLQYDPVSGDKYTCHVEHSSLTEPMTMDWEVQTTPESERTKIIVGALGFVIGLLILLAAVIMKLKNAKAILDSSSHGPRLMSP